One part of the Mytilus trossulus isolate FHL-02 chromosome 11, PNRI_Mtr1.1.1.hap1, whole genome shotgun sequence genome encodes these proteins:
- the LOC134691688 gene encoding uncharacterized protein LOC134691688, whose amino-acid sequence MSSKKTKIVKPVGSDLDLCTQHREKYVKYCSQHESPCCTKCTTEKHVSCKEVISLDDAIHDFKGSVAFEKIEKGIAAAAKNIKQIRKENETSVSVISEEKMRIEREIQQARNKINKHLDKIQDTMSKELLEVTNKAKKKSSDLKGVIIEMERSIVEQQSKIDKVKKDAIDLQSFLSMKATEAELNKMVKTVNSIINDGEDGLISFNFNLDPAMESLALNANSFGHVTVEVKPFLSKSIEEISLDLLKTINTQVKQTEGCCLLDNGTSVFSDFLKDRVTVISENGEVDVQIPIKSSLHGLAVIDSQTIAVSPGGSAPHVINIVDIKDKSIKKTLPVNSEVDGMVYREDNLFFCARGDGIQMTNLTNGVTATILQCNLGQFANIANFKDKLYVTDRDEHTVTCCDIEGTVLWTFQDTNVLQRPWGITVDKDGNIYVVDWKDKLMILSADGKRYKQLLSAKDGLKSPTTVFYHKSTNQLLVANEKNTALLLKLV is encoded by the coding sequence ATGTCGTCGAAAAAAACAAAGATCGTTAAACCAGTTGGTTCAGACCTAGATCTCTGTACACAACATCGGGAGAAATATGTCAAATACTGCTCACAACACGAAAGTCCATGTTGTACTAAATGTACCACAGAGAAACACGTGTCTTGTAAAGAAGTCATATCATTGGATGATGCTATTCATGATTTTAAAGGGTCCGTCGCATTCGAAAAGATTGAGAAGGGTATTGCTGCTGCAgctaaaaatatcaaacaaatccGGAAAGAAAATGAAACAAGTGTCTCTGTTATTTCTGAGGAGAAAATGAGAATTGAAAGAGAAATTCAGCAAgctagaaataaaataaataaacatttggaTAAAATACAGGACACAATGTCTAAAGAATTACTCGAAGTTACGAATAAAGCAAAGAAAAAGAGCAGTGATTTAAAGGGTGTCATAATTGAAATGGAAAGAAGCATTGTAGAACAACAATCTAAAATTGATAAAGTTAAAAAGGATGCTATAGATCTTCAAAGTTTCTTATCTATGAAGGCAACGGAAGCGGAACTTaataaaatggttaaaacaGTAAATTCTATCATTAATGATGGTGAAGATGGCTTAATAAGTTTCAATTTCAATCTCGATCCCGCCATGGAGAGTTTGGCGCTAAACGCTAACAGTTTCGGTCACGTGACAGTGGAGGTTAAACCTTTTCTCAGTAAAAGCATAGAGGAAATCAGTTTGGATTtactaaaaacaataaacacacAAGTCAAACAAACAGAAGGATGTTGTTTACTAGACAACGGAACGTCAGtattttcagactttttgaagGATCGCGTAACGGTCATTAGTGAGAACGGAGAAGTTGATGTTCAAATCCCGATTAAATCCTCACTTCACGGTCTCGCAGTTATCGATAGTCAAACAATAGCTGTCTCCCCAGGAGGCTCAGCACCACATGTAATAAACATCGTCGACATTAAAGACAAATCGATCAAGAAGACTTTACCAGTTAATTCCGAAGTTGATGGTATGGTATACAGAGAGGATAATTTATTCTTCTGCGCAAGGGGAGACGGCATACAGATGACAAATCTTACAAACGGTGTCACGGCTACAATTTTACAGTGTAACCTAGGCCAGTTTGCTAACATTGCCAACTTTAAAGACAAACTGTATGTCACAGACAGAGATGAGCATACAGTGACATGTTGTGATATAGAAGGGACTGTTCTTTGGACATTCCAGGACACCAACGTCCTTCAGAGGCCATGGGGTATAACAGTTGACAAAGACGGGAACATTTATGTCGTTGATTGGAAAGataaattgatgattttatcTGCTGATGGTAAAAGGTACAAACAATTACTTTCTGCCAAAGATGGTCTGAAAAGTCCGACAACtgtattttatcataaaagtaCAAATCAGCTGCTAGTAGCAAACGAGAAGAATACTGCTCTGTTGCTCAAATTAGTATAA